A stretch of the Pseudomonadota bacterium genome encodes the following:
- the coaE gene encoding dephospho-CoA kinase (Dephospho-CoA kinase (CoaE) performs the final step in coenzyme A biosynthesis.) — translation MNRADIKERCYGLTGSMGSGKSAVSDFMKKSFGQHHVDADLVCRDLLEVGQQGWKILNEKFGDIFFHKDGSLNREQLRKRIFEDGNFRDDLNSLLHPLVRVEINNRLIAEAAIHPEIKHIIEVPLLFEAGWQEDFHTVIVVYADRVRCAERIMGRDGIAMQDALKAIDSQFPISTKVSLADHVIDNNGTWQETCSQIIQLADALGISR, via the coding sequence ATGAATAGGGCTGATATTAAAGAAAGATGTTACGGGCTCACGGGAAGTATGGGATCCGGAAAAAGCGCAGTGTCCGACTTTATGAAGAAATCTTTCGGGCAACATCATGTGGATGCCGATCTCGTTTGCAGGGATTTGCTTGAGGTGGGGCAACAGGGTTGGAAGATTCTCAATGAAAAATTTGGAGATATTTTTTTTCACAAGGATGGGAGTCTTAACCGGGAGCAGTTGCGAAAAAGGATTTTTGAAGATGGGAATTTCAGGGATGATCTGAATAGTCTTTTGCATCCTCTGGTTCGCGTGGAGATAAACAATCGGCTGATAGCTGAAGCGGCCATTCACCCGGAAATAAAGCATATAATTGAAGTACCGTTACTTTTTGAAGCGGGATGGCAGGAAGATTTTCACACGGTGATAGTCGTTTATGCTGATAGAGTGCGATGCGCGGAGCGGATTATGGGACGAGACGGTATTGCCATGCAGGATGCCTTAAAAGCCATTGATTCGCAATTTCCCATCAGCACGAAGGTGTCGCTTGCAGACCATGTAATTGACAACAATGGTACCTGG